In Balaenoptera ricei isolate mBalRic1 chromosome 4, mBalRic1.hap2, whole genome shotgun sequence, the genomic stretch gcaGTGTTATTTCTCATCtcaaatgtataactgaattgatgtttttctcattcttttcataGGAAGAATTATATTTACAACGGGTAGCAGAATTGGACAAAATTACTTATGAAAGAGATAATTTTAGACAGGCATATGAAGATCTTCGGAAACAAAGGCTTAATGAATTCATGGCAGGTTTTtatataataacaaataaattaaaggaaaattacCAAATGCTTACTTTGGGAGGTGATGCTGAGCTGGAGCTTGTAGACAGCTTGGATCCTTTCTCTGAAGGAATCATGTTCAGGTTTGTAATTATGCTGTATACTGAGTTTCGGAttcttctgttctctctctctacatattcTCCAAACTCAGTATTTTTTTAGGGGTGGGATGTGAAGGTTAGATGTACAACttgttttatttcataaataCTAGTTGGCCTAGATACTAGTTTACAGCATAAATTCTAGGCAAACAGTAAATACTTGATTTTACAGAATATTTGTCTAgttcatcttttaattttcaagCCATTTCAATCTAACATATGGATTTTAAAATTGCAAAGCAAAGAGTGCATTGGAAGCAGGGGGCAAATACCAAGAATTACTTACTGGCTTGCTGTTTAAATCTTAAATTTTTGTCAGGTGTTCCTATGTGTCCATCCTCCAATAACATGTTTATAAAAGAACCCCTCAGAAGTTTATATTTGTGAAAAGGAAATTAGAGATTCCCAAGGAAGGTGGTAGAAGCCAGTTATGGGAAAGAAATCACGAAGTCTTAATTTAGCTTTACAAGTAATTTGACTAATgagattttcttaattatttcagTGTCCGACCACCTAAGAAAAGTTGGAAGAAGATCTTCAACCTTTCAGGAGGAGAGAAAACACTTAGTTCATTGGCTTTAGTATTTGCTCTTCACCACTACAAACCCACTCCCCTGTACTTCATGGATGAGATTGATGCAGCCCTTGATTTCAAAAATGTTTCCAttgttgcattttatatatatgtaagtaaTCATTTAGAGCTTTTCATTCTGAAAATTTTATGGGTTCCCTAAACATTACAGATGaaattctctgacttatttctttTGAGCTTTTTCCCTGTTCTCTAATCCCACATCCCATGGTATTAAAGGAGACCACATCCTTTATTTGAGCCAAATAGTTCCATTTTGGAAAAGTGAAATATAAATGGATAATGTAAATTAGTAGCAGAAACACagctagaaattttttttctataccatttttctactAGAAGAATTCTAGGCAACCATCCTTCCAAATACCCAAATTCTTCTCAAACCCAAATACTGTTTCATGAATTTTCCATGTTGTCATTCTTGTTCATGTTAATTATCAATGTCATGTTGAATTTACTGTCAAGAAATATTTCAGGGTAGTAAAGCTTAGATGTTtattatatgatttatatatttacaatatatgtataatttttctaatttattctttctttctctttaggaacaaacaaaaaatgcccaGTTCATAATAATTTCTCTTCGAAATAATATGTTTGAGATTTCAGATAGACTTATTGGAATTTACAAGACATACAATATAACAAAAAGTGTTGCAGTAAACCCAAAAGAAATTGCATCTAAAGGACTTTGCTAAACTTGTTTATACTGAAGATTTTTCAGATTGAATCACCACAGATTCATCGTACTGTATTTACTGACTTTCTATTTGTAAAgggttataaattatataaaatgcatattcttAAACTGGATCATATAACTAGTTTCTATTTTATGCTGTTACTTAAGAGACATGTTACAAGTCTAATAAAATATTCTCTATACCTGCTTCTAGGAGATTGTAAGAAACTGACAACTTTGTAAGCAGCAGACTGTGGAGAAAATAAGATGCCTGGGGGGTGGTCAGGTGACTTACCCTTAGCCCCAAACTGCTACCTGCAGAGTTAAAAGTATGTTACTCTATGAACAGTACAGTTCTAAACTAGATCATGTTATCAAGACATAGCATACTCTCATGGACCTTTGACCTACGCTGGAGAAGCCTATCAACTGCTACTATAGTAAAATTTTTAAGGTATTCCACTTAGTAATTTAGATAGTCACTATTTATTACCCAAATCctaggaacattttttttttaaaccgtcATCCTGAATTATAAGGATGAGAATTTAAATATTGTATTCTTTTCTAAAACTTGATATGCTTGACTGTTTAAAACACTTGCAAAAGGGTCAGCAAATAGGTCTGAAATAACTTGGATATCTCAttagttgaaaaggaaaaatacccacttcagaaaaagaataaagtatataAGGACTAATTTCCTTAGTATAAATGGCAATTAAGATGGAGTGCTGTTTGCCCATCAAGTTGtcaagggttttttgttgttgtgttacACTGTATTAGCCCAAGAATATTATAATGCTACTGGAAGTAAGCCAGCAACCACTTGGTTTTCAGAAGAAGTTTTGGTATTGAATCAAAAGTCTGCCCTAGCTATTCAGTTTCTAGAATATTGATcctgaggaattaaaaaaaattaccatgtTGTTCAGTGCGGTATTGTTTAGGTACTAAAACCCAACAAAGACAGTCTGTATCATAATATAACCGTTAAAGTGTGAATACGTTAGCATGGACTTAAATAAAGCAAGATCTATAACTCAAGTATGGTCATTTGTTTTAAATCAAGATTATACAAGGGAAAAGTAACTAGAAAAAAGTATCAACATAATCAAGGGCTTTTTCATTGGTGAGAACAGAGGTGAatggaatttaatatttttatattttaataaccaATGGAGTAGTAAAGCttagtactttttttaaaaatttattttatccatttatttaatttttggctgcattgggtctccgctgctgcacgtgggttttctctagttgctgagagcaggggctactctttgttgtggtgcgtgctcaggcttctcattgcggtggcttctcttgttgcggagcacgggctttaggcgcatgggcttcagtagttgtggcacacgggctctagagcgcaggctcagtagttgtggagcacgggcttagttgctccgcggcgtgtgggatcttcccggaccagggctcgaacccctgtcccctgcattggcaggcggattcttaaccactgcaccaccagggaagcccagtactaACTAACTAACTTTTAAAGAGTtaaagtagatagatagataatgccCATAGCCCATATGAAAATTCCAAAGCAACCACTCCTGAGTTTGACTGCCCTATTAAGCCACTCAATGCTTATATCAAAAtgagtttattaaaatatatacttttgttGTTATACATAAAAACTTAGAATTATTTCAGGAATACATACTTTAAATTTTAGTCTCATCCTCCtgataaaaatacagaaaggagACGAGCATGTATAAGActcagttatttgtatatttgacTATATTCATGCACACTACATAAAATTTATCCAGCAGTAAAGTTCTACTAAAAACTGGCAAGTTACAAAAAATATTAAGGTCAAACTTAAAATGCTTCAGTTTTTAGCTGTGATTCATAGACATATATTAGAAAccctaatttaatttaaaaatcttggcTTAAATCCTTTAAAGATAGCACGACAGATGAACTCTGAAAAGAATACATGGAGTCTCTCATATACTAGATACATGGCCTTGGGCAATTTACTTTTGTGTCTGTttcctaatctacaaaaaggatTAATACACACGAGAAATATGAGATTACATTTTTGACACATAATACCTAACATTTCAGTGCTTactaatatttatatgtattccAAAAAGTATGTGGCATTTTTGTGTTGTAACTATTACTTTAATCAAGTCGATGCAACTTCAGTCTAAAGTTAGTTGGTAAGCTGAACATatacctcctccacctcctccagatGTTCTCTGCCCACACAACAGGTAGTTGTGCTATTCTGATTCTGATATTCTGATTCTGATCATAAATTGACAATACAGCCAGCCATCTTAGTGTTCAGACTTGTTCTCAGCAGATAAGACATAAGGAGTATTTTAGAACTAGTGCCCTGAGAACAGTCACAGCTATAGGACCTAATCTGACCTGGAAAATCTGTGAACTAAGTAAGGTTCCTAAATATGTGATCCAAGAGCTACAGCCAACTTGGAATTTCTGGAAAGTGAGTGAGCTTGTACTTAGGGTTACAAGGACAAAAGGGCTAAGAGTCCTACCACAAGCACCACGGTTCAGTCCCTGTTAATTAAAGGAAACTAAATCAAAGGGATTTGACTTAATAACTAAGTAGCCTCCATTTATAACACAATTCCAGAAAATAAGATCGAATTATTGGTACTTTGGCATTAGCATAAGAGAAAGTTCAACAGAAAATTTAAGACAATTTTAGACATAACAGTTAACATGATGCCATTCAAATATGATGAGGGTGGGATATATCAATAATAGTCCATTCTAGTAACATGTTTGTTTTAGAGTTTTTAGCCAAGAACTGATTTGACTGACATGACTAAAACTacacaaaagttaaatacaatcCTAAAATAAATTTACACAAACCACAGAATAATAAGTACTAGGGAATGTTACTGTTTGGTCCCTAATGGCACTTTAGATTTCCCAAAGCAATAGTTTTATTAGGAGTGAATGctgatataaacattttagagctCTTAAATCTACCTAAAACACATGAATGTGTGTGGATCAGGTACATTTGATCAAACACATCTTTAATGTAAGCAATCCACTCTCACTATGAGACTTTGCTACTTGAATTTAAAACCTCTTCTCACCATCCTTATTTGTCCATTCAAAAGTGTCAAGCTTATTACCTTTCGGGATTTTGCCATCTTTTAATTAAAAGCTACGTATACACAAAGAACTGCAGAGCCAACCACTGCAGTATATAATGCTAAGAGATAATATTGGTAcaagaatatttaaatatcacAGTGATATTAAGTCAACCTCTCAAACCAATAAAAATGGGATAATACTCAAAATCAAGTAATTATTAGATTTTGTTCTGGTTTTCAGAAAACGAGAGACATTCCGTCTCATTTCTAACTTTTGATGACATTTTCTATTCAACAGAAGCATGAAAGGGATTATTTATATTTGTTGCAACTCTAATAAACTTTAGCTTGCTATTTTATTTACCCATGCTACCCCTATTGCTCCATTTAGCAATGGTCATTAGTCTGCTGTACAGAATAAGCCTACTTAAACAATTCAGATTTGAATTTTCAACAAATTATTTTCCACATGAATTCCTTCAGTAAATATAAAGTGTGACATAGTATATTCTTTAAATCATGCACATTCTTATATAAACTTTGGTAAACAGATAGAGAGGCTTCAGAAAAACATATTGAagtgatttcatttaaaaaggtCATTATGTGTTGGTTAAAAAAGAGGATCAGCGTCAGCATCACTGAAATTAGTGTAACTATAACAATgttcagaatcttaaaaaattcaacttctttttcctccttatcAGGCCAGGAACATGGCATCCTTTTTgaagaaattttcatttcaggAATGAGAAGTTTCTTTATTTGTCCAATTTCTGTTctgctccattcttctttcagtACTTGGCTTACTCGAGGATGAATTTCAACAGGTGGGACCTCAGGGAGTGGTCTTTGTTTCAAGACCTGCACACGCTGGCGGACATCATCAACTTTTTCAAGAAATTTAAGTGGAGGCTCTTCTTGTAAAGATGTTGTCAGTGTCACTAATTCAAGCTGCTGctctcttatttctttcattctttcaattTGTGGAGTATATTCTAGATTAATCAGATTGCCAACATCACAAAGAGCagttaggaaaaaattttttttctgttctaatgTATCACTAAGCTCCTTAAAATACTGGAGAACAACTTCCTTATCACCTTGGACCATTTTCTCCGAATGAGATTTTTGTTCTTCCAGCTTTTCAATAAGACGAGTAAGATCTGTCCAGTGTGTGTCAGTTAGCTGTTCAAGCAGTTTTTCAGGCGTGTCCTTTTCTTTCATATAGGCACTTTGAAGGTCATCTATAGGATGACCATGATGTTGACCTATGGTAAGGCAATGACCACAAACTAATTTTTTATCCAGGAGACAGTAAACATTTAATGGCTGCCTGTAATGTTCAGGGCAGGTGACAATATCTGGATGGTCTTCTTGCTGGTACTTTTCAATAATAGCCCTTAACGCAAAATTAACAGGTAAAGATTCAATACCAGTTGGAGCAATTTCAATAATACTTCTGCAGTTAGGGCACTTGAGTGGAATGCGTAAAGGTCTCCATATATAAAAGTTACCAGATGCCTGTAGAACATTTTCCAAGCAATTTCTACAAAATGTATGAGAGCATGGTAGTACACGAGGATCTTCAAAAATACTGTAACAAATGGGACATGTTAACTCATCCTCAAAATTGTGCATTTCCTGTcaagagaaaaaagtattttaattctacatataACAAAGACACATGCACATATTATGTAAAGTTTTAGGTGTTAACCTCCAAATTGTTAATATACTGTACTTGTCATTTAAAagagtaagatttttaaaattagctttcTATATAATGCAATTCCTAACACTGAATAATTGATCACCTTTAAGAGCTTATTTACTTTGGTGTGTTCTGTTGAAGTCTATTTAATGATTATAACTAGTCTGTGCAACTTTTTACATTCTAAGATGCTAAAATCAAAACTATACACAAATCATGAATAGGTAAGACTAAATATTTctatgaaataaaaagttaattcttAGCAAAATTACATTCTTCAATTCACACTCCCAGTTGGCTCAACCATAGTTTCTAAAGTAAGTTATTAAATTTCTAACTGTTCTATAAATTTCAAGCTTCTTGAATTGGAATATTAGTGTGCATGCTTAAAGCCCTGAATCAGCACAGTGTAAGGGTCTCAAGTAATGTTAATTTGAAGATTCGGAAGGGAGTAATATTTCTGAATTAGTCCTTGTgataaaaaagtttgaaagatGAAGTGTTGATTGTGGTAATTATGAATTACAGACCACTAGAGCATTAGTGGTAAagaacatcattagtcatcttTCCTTCATGAAAGAAAGCCAGCAACAGTTCAGAGACCCTCTCTGACACAAGTAACTTGACATCTTGGCAAGCTATTACTGATATTTCCAACAAGCCTTCCAAGTGCCATTCATGCAAAATCTAAAGCTTACCAAATCCTCCTCTATAAAAACTGTTAGAAGTATCTACAAATAACTAATTGtacttttaagaaacaaaaacctCTTCAGACTTTTTATAGCTCTTATGCGCCTCATCTTCTTCACCATTTGCAAAACCAAACTCATTCATTCTTCAAGTCTCAACCTGAGTCCCATCTCCTCCCCCAGATTAGGTCCCCTAATCTCACTGAACACTGCACTTCTACTTTATAGCAAGCACTTAGatggattttatttaaaagaattttgtcGGAATTCCtgcaggtccagtggttaggactcagcactttcactaccggggcctgggttcgatgcctggtcagggaactaagatcccgcaagctgcgtggaGCAGTCAAAAAAACAgaattttgtaacatttttcaATACATTAGAATATAAGCCTGCAATAAGGCAGGAATTGTGTCTAAGCACAGAACTTGGCACACAATAGGCATTCACTCAATGTTGGTTGAATAAACACTGCCCCTTAAGAGACCAATGTTAATAAAATGTCAGACcttagttttttgggttttttttttttcaaatagcaaAATCTCTGCTTAGGAAAAGCTTTTATCAAGAGTCcatcagaaaatagaaaatactccATTCAGACTCCATTGAGCCAAGATATGAGAGACTAATAAGCCTGAACTGTGAGGCATTCCAGGAAACAAAAGTAACTGGACAACAGAAGATGACATTCACTGCAGATAAATTTAAGTGCCTACATGTTGGGAAGCCTTTATGACTACCCTTTACCTACAGAGAGCTCTGAAATAGAAAAACCACCCAAGAAAAACAAACGTTTCTCAGTTTATTTCAGTGATGTCAGAATTCATAATGAAGGAATAAACAGAATAGCACTTTGCAAAGGAATAAAATTTGAGCATTGGACATATATTCAATTTAGATTTAATATTAGAGTTATTTAATGTAAGTACGAAAGATCAACCCTAAAACAGAACCCAACCTTTCCCTCCAAAGTCCTATATTTGCCAAAAAGTTAGAAATCATTTTCCCTGGGAACTCATTTAAGGACCCAAAAGCTCAACTTTCTTTAGAATGAGGATATTCAATAACAATATTGTAAGGAAAATATCATCTCTTAAACTTACATAAAGTGGAAGCAAATATCCTGGTCTCAAAAGTTACTTCCATAGCacataaaatttttaacaaaatttaatcAGAAACGTGTAGATAACGTGAAGATACAGAAATCAAATCTAAGACTACCCTCTTCTAGCTGATTTATGAAAAACTGATTTTAGGCAACAAATTTGTAAGTCAGAACTGGCTAATAGAAGTAAGCCTGGTTGAAAATAACTATGTAAGGCCAGGAACTTTCAAACTCTGGTTgctgcctgagaaacagaagATAAAGGTGGCTATCATGCTTAGGGGCTAGTTCTTACAGAAACTAGTATGAAATTTTATGCATCAGAAATTTTCCATAACCAGCCTAGACTCCTGAGGGGGACTAAAGGAGCAAAAAATTTTTCCTATGAATATTTTCTGGTATGAACATCTTGGATTTAGCTATGCTGTGTGTATGTAACAACACTGGAAACTAGAAGACAATGAAGCAATTCTTCAATATTCTCGGGAAAACATGGCTTCCAACCTAAAATTCTATacccaaagtaaataaattttgaagGTAGTCTAAAGATAGTTTAACACAAGAGGTCTCAAAACTGAACCACCCATCACCCACCCTTTCTAAAGAAGCTGctgcaggaagaaaaaaacaataattctCACCAGGATAACTATGAAATGAAGTCCTGGATAACTGTGCAGCAAGCCTAGAGAAATAGTAGTCTGGAGGAAGAAGACAGAAATCCAGAAGGAATGCCTTTAAGTAAATAAGTGGAACTGACAGAACATTTCACGTGTCTGAACATATTGAGAGGTAATGAGAAAACTAAATTTAGGGAAAAGTGATGGAATCATGAAAAGAGGAAATACTACAGCACACTATATAGCTCAATTGTCCTAttagttataatattttaaatattaaatatggatTTTACCAAAAAGCATGACTGTTAAGGATTGAATGTGTCTCCCCAAACTCATAAGTTGAAATCGTAACCCTTAATGTGAGGGTATTAATGAGgtagagcctttgggaggtaactaGGTCATCagagtagagccctcatgaaagAGATTAGGCCCTTAGAGGAAGAGATACAGGGCTTGctgcctctctttctctgctCTCGGCCACGGGAAGACACAGCaggaagatggccatctgcaaagcAGGAAGAAAGCTTTCGCCAGAACCCAACTTTGCCAGCAtcctgatcctggacttcccaccctccaaaactgcaaaaaaataaatgactgttgtttaagccacctagtctatggtatttttgttataacagcccaaactaagaaactgacaaaattaTGTTCGGAGGAGGGAATAAGGGAAGGAAACGAAGTTTAAGAACTTACCTTAATCTTCTCTTATAAGAAGTCAATACATGCCTAAAAGTGAAAagtcaagaaatcacattaaaagaaaattatttatgaaTAGAGAAGCAATaccaaaagaaatatttaaaagaaatgaagtgactGCTTCTGGAGAGCAGGAATCAAAAGTGGGGAGAGTGAGGGCAGGAGGCTGCTGTTTTTCATTATAAGCCTAAGTTCTGTTTTACTTTCAACTATTaacatacaattaaaaatattaaaattttaaataaagaaataaagacaatccCACATGCATCCAGGAAGAAAAGTAAGATacccaaaaaaggaaaacaaaaagcataATGGTCTCAGAATTCTCTGGGAGACTATATTTCCAAAGATGGGCACAACAATTAACTCCCACATGTTCTGTGATGTGACTTTGCTGGTATTCTCCTGTCAAGAGATGAAATCTATTCTCCCCTCAAAAAGATCtgggcttggggcttccctggtggtccagtggttaagaatccgccttccaatgcacaggaggcggatttgatccctggacagggaactaagatcccacatgctgcggggcaactaagcccgtgtgctctggagcctgtgcaccacaactagagagaagcccacatgccgccacgaagatcccgcgtgccacaactaagaccccatgcagccaaataaataaataagtagttaaaaaaaaaaaaaaagatctggacAGGACATGTGACTGCTCTGACCAATCTGATACAGTACAAGTGACACTATGACAGTTCTGGGTATAGCCCTTAGCTAGCCTAGCAGATTGCTGCCTCTGTGCTATGTGAAAAGTCTAGGCTACTCTGCTGATGAGAGAGGCCAAAAGGAGAAGCAATGAggtgccagacatgtgagtgaaaaAGCCATCTTGGACACGCAGCCATCCAAACCATCAGacgtttgttacacagcagtagataaccAGAACATCTCCAAAGCAACTAGGAATGCTAAAAGACATGTAGCAATCAATATCCACAAGGATCTGGAAGAAAAGGATATGACCTAAGAATTCTCTACCCAGCCAAGATGTAATTTATCcatgtgaaataataaaaatactcttTAGCAAAATCTACAGGGTTAAAAAAAGTTCTATAGGGCAGAGCTGAAGCCATATACTTTCATTAACAAACAAAAGAAGTAGTATAaaaaagatttatatttaaaaagagaaaagaaaatgaacctaggaaaagcagaagaaaacaatTCTAATGCATGAAGAAAACCATGAATTAGAATACAGAAAATTGCTAGAGTTGATAAACCCAAGAGCTgcctttttaaataaacaagCCAGGGGCTACAGGGGGCgttggagagttattgtttactGAGTGCACAGTTTCACTTTGGAaacatgaaaaagttctgaagatagatggtgatggttgcacaacaatgtggaatgcacttaatgccactgactacacacttaaaaatggttaaaatggtaaattttatgtatgtttcaaaacaataaaaaaactttaaaaatatttaagtgtcTTGCCTATTAACCAGCCTTTCCCGtcaaattaattttagaattgATTTATAttaatctataattttaaaaaacaaaaaaattaaattaaaataacccCTGTAAAATGTTACTTTCCTCCAGTGGGTACTAAAAGCCCACGTACAAATTGATAACTTAGTTCAAGATTTCCTGCTTCCCTTTTAAAAGTCACCaagaaatatgaatgtaaaaaagaaatcttttcagAAATAAACCTGAAGCTAAATCATctacatataaattatttcacAAATTTCTTGAGCTTAAGcgtcaaaaacaaacacattactGAATTCTAAACTTTTTATGCAGTCTTTCTCCAGAGGGCCGACTCCCTATGGAGCCTCCGTAATGTCTGTCTAACCAGCGTATTATGGATGGTCGGCACTGATAGCAGATGATGCAGAACTGGGCAGTACCAACAATATCATTACCCATTCTCCTGTGTGAACTGCTTCTCAAGTTCTAATTCCCTAATGCATTATTGCCTTTCATCTCTAAACATGAATGGCTATAAAACATTCATTACATTTTACACCCTCTGAAGAGAAATTTGCCACATTATAGTTAGATGACTTGCTCTAGGACTTAGAGTGAGTCAGCTATCATAAGTCTGGGAAAATTCAAGAGGTGCCACTTCCCAGGCTGGGTCTCACATCTTTGTGGCCCTAACTGATAAAAAGCACATTTTATGCAATTCAAGACTTACTTTAGAAATACTACATTTGTGCCATCTCTAAATACGGggcaagattttttaaatacttttgtacatataaatgtacaaaaataatgATCACctaactctttcaaaaaaaaatcctacGGTCAGATCTGATTTTAACTCTGCCCATTTGCACTGTTTTCCTGCATTTTGACATCAACCTGTTTCCCCAAACTAAGAAAGAAACTATTAATGCAATTTAACCCGGAACTGATATGAGCAGTTaagattttctttgcttttttttaatatttttgaaagtgaaaaatatatatatatttggtgggAAGAATTCAGCAATATGTTTGCTGAAAAGCAATGTTAAAACTAAcatcactgggcttccctggtggtgcagaggttgagaatccgcctgcccatgcaggggacacgggttcgagccctggtctaggaagattccacatgccgtggagcaactaagctcatgcgccacaattactcagcctgagctctagagcctgcgagccacaactactgagcctgcatggcataactactgaagcccgcccgcctagggcccgtgctccgcaacaagaggagccaccgccgtgagaagcccacactgcaatgaagagtagcccccgctcgacgcaactagagaaaagcctgcgcgcagcaatgaagacccagtgcagccaaaaaataaataaataaataaatttattttaaaaaacaaaacaaaactaacatcACCTAAAACCAAAATTTCGTCTTGCCAGAATAAACAATGGTACCTTACTTTAAAGGATAGCTACTTGGTCATTAAAATGGAATGCAGATCAATATGAAAATACATGGTAAAAAGGTATCCAGATAACTTAATAAATTCAACTTGCAGATCTGTATGTGTtaaatgtgtgtgtctgtattaaGATGCACAAATCCTTGTAAGATTTCTAGAAAGGTAAACAAGAGTTAACAGTGACTAACTTTAAAATATAGGTCAGATAAGGGAGTTGTTTACTTTCCACTTTATGATCCTTCTATATGGTTTGAATTTTATACACCACCAACATACACACCTTTTCTCAAAAGATTTAAAACTTTCCCCTTACATTTTAAATCATACACACAGtaaaaatttactgaaaatttCTTTGGTATTTACTTAATCTCCCAGAACTTACCACTTTGTTGACCTTCTGGTTTGGAGACTGAATATGTATCTtcaactttttcagattcttttatttttattctaaaataaaaataattttatcttaatgTTCTAGACTTATATTCTCAAAACGTATGTTAAGTACGATATCATAAGGAATGGTGGTAATTTCACTGTCTTTGACGTTTACCTTCCCTAAGCGtcactgtgtttttttaaaagtagcgACAAATATCAACAGCTGTGGTGCAGCAGGAGAGGTATCACCTGTACCTTGAAAATCTCAACAAGTCTGTGACCAAATAAATTGCCACAAAGGACCTCTTTTTATAGCGTCAAGTCTCTTA encodes the following:
- the TRIM59 gene encoding tripartite motif-containing protein 59, which codes for MHNFEDELTCPICYSIFEDPRVLPCSHTFCRNCLENVLQASGNFYIWRPLRIPLKCPNCRSIIEIAPTGIESLPVNFALRAIIEKYQQEDHPDIVTCPEHYRQPLNVYCLLDKKLVCGHCLTIGQHHGHPIDDLQSAYMKEKDTPEKLLEQLTDTHWTDLTRLIEKLEEQKSHSEKMVQGDKEVVLQYFKELSDTLEQKKNFFLTALCDVGNLINLEYTPQIERMKEIREQQLELVTLTTSLQEEPPLKFLEKVDDVRQRVQVLKQRPLPEVPPVEIHPRVSQVLKEEWSRTEIGQIKKLLIPEMKISSKRMPCSWPDKEEKEVEFFKILNIVIVTLISVMLTLILFFNQHIMTFLNEITSICFSEASLSVYQSLYKNVHDLKNILCHTLYLLKEFMWKIIC